The following coding sequences lie in one Musa acuminata AAA Group cultivar baxijiao chromosome BXJ1-8, Cavendish_Baxijiao_AAA, whole genome shotgun sequence genomic window:
- the LOC135587630 gene encoding 1-aminocyclopropane-1-carboxylate oxidase-like — protein sequence MAIPVIDFSKLKGKQRAETLAQIANGCEEWGFFQLVNHGIPVELLDRVKKVCSECYRLRAKGFKGSKPVQLLNKLVEKEGEEADVKRLDNVDWEDVFLLQDDNEWPSNPPEFSEIMKEYREELRKLAEKVMEVMDENMGFENGYIKKVFSGNGEHQPFFGTKVSHYPPCPRLDLVNGLRAHTDAGGVILLFQDDQVGGLQILKDGKWIDVQPVANAIVINTGDQIEVLSNGRYKSVWHRVLTTSDGNRRSIASFYNPSLKATITPGISNDDAPALYPKFVFGDYMEVYVKQKFTAKEPRFDAVRAM from the exons ATGGCCATTCCAGTCATTGATTTCTCAAAgttgaagggcaagcaaagagccGAAACTTTGGCACAGATTGCCAATGGATGTGAAGAATGGGGATTCTTTCAG CTGGTGAACCATGGGATTCCGGTGGAGCTTCTGGATCGCGTGAAGAAGGTATGCTCGGAGTGCTATCGGCTCAGAGCGAAGGGCTTCAAGGGATCCAAACCAGTGCAGCTGTTGAACAAACTGGTGGAAAAAGAAGGGGAAGAGGCCGATGTTAAGCGCTTGGATAACGTGGACTGGGAGGATGTTTTCCTTCTCCAGGACGACAACGAATGGCCGTCCAACCCTCCGGAGTTCAG CGAGATCATGAAGGAGTACAGGGAAGAGCTGAGGAAGCTGGCTGAGAAAGTGATGGAAGTAATGGATGAGAATATGGGGTTTGAGAATGGCTACATCAAGAAAGTATTTTCAGGAAACGGTGAGCACCAGCCCTTCTTCGGCACCAAGGTGAGCCACTATCCGCCATGCCCGCGCCTGGACCTCGTAAACGGCCTTCGCGCCCACaccgatgctggcggtgtcatCCTCCTCTTCCAGGACGACCAAGTTGGTGGCCTCCAGATCCTAAAAGATGGGAAGTGGATCGATGTGCAGCCTGTGGCCAATGCCATCGTCATCAACACCGGAGACCAGATCGAAGTACTCAGCAACGGTCGCTACAAGAGCGTGTGGCACCGCGTGCTCACGACCAGCGATGGCAACCGCCGCTCCATTGCTTCGTTCTACAACCCCTCCTTGAAGGCCACCATCACTCCGGGAATCAGCAACGACGACGCTCCAGCTTTGTACCCCAAGTTTGTTTTCGGGGATTACATGGAGGTGTACGTGAAGCAGAAGTTCACGGCCAAAGAGCCCAGGTTTGATGCAGTGAGAGCTATGTAA